In the Salinirubrum litoreum genome, one interval contains:
- the ptsP gene encoding phosphoenolpyruvate--protein phosphotransferase encodes MPDERVLSGIGVTPRVGVGTARWHRPEIELSDPPAPETVDPEAERSRFETARDRAREAIERERDRAEERVGAEEAAVFDAHRQFLDDPQISEGVESALGDGLPAEHAVQRTFDRFVEQFAGMEGRMAERADDLRDLRDRLLRILTDATTTDLAAVPEGTVLLAERLTPSDTAALDPERVAGVAVQTGGRTSHAAIFARALALPAVVGVGDALSDVPEGAAVLVDGEAGEVVVDPGENRRASADESAGASVREGRVTTTDGRAVEVAANVGRPVEVDPAVERGADGIGLYRTEFLFLDRDAPPDEAEQMAAYRSALAAFPEGRVVCRTLDVGGDKPIPYLDLPESENPFLGERGIRRSLGPDADLFETQLRALLRAGAESGDDGGGEDADDETGAALGDLAVMLPMVSRIEEVESVLAVLESVASDLDSAGVPYAMPEFGVMVETPAAATLAGDLAERVDFLSIGTNDLTQYVMAASRGDERVAALHDPLYPAVLRTIRQTTRAADGTDCWVGMCGEMAGDPALTELLIGLGLDELSASVVTVPDVKARVSETDSEAARALAERALAAETVAEVREIVGIE; translated from the coding sequence ATGCCTGACGAGCGCGTCCTCTCCGGGATCGGGGTCACCCCCCGCGTCGGCGTCGGCACGGCGCGGTGGCACCGACCCGAGATCGAACTCTCGGACCCACCGGCACCCGAGACGGTCGATCCCGAGGCAGAACGGTCGCGGTTCGAGACCGCCCGCGACCGGGCACGCGAGGCGATCGAGCGCGAACGCGACCGCGCCGAGGAGCGCGTCGGCGCGGAGGAGGCCGCCGTCTTCGACGCGCACCGTCAGTTCCTCGACGATCCGCAGATCTCGGAGGGTGTGGAGTCGGCACTCGGCGATGGGCTACCCGCCGAACACGCCGTCCAGCGTACCTTCGACCGATTCGTCGAGCAGTTCGCCGGGATGGAGGGACGGATGGCCGAGCGTGCCGACGACCTGCGGGACCTGCGGGACCGCCTGCTCCGGATCCTGACCGACGCGACGACGACCGATCTGGCGGCCGTCCCCGAAGGGACCGTCCTCCTCGCGGAGCGTCTCACGCCGAGCGACACCGCCGCGCTCGACCCGGAGCGTGTCGCGGGAGTCGCGGTCCAGACCGGCGGGCGCACCTCCCACGCGGCCATCTTCGCCCGGGCGCTGGCACTGCCGGCTGTCGTCGGCGTCGGTGACGCACTGTCGGACGTGCCGGAGGGTGCGGCGGTTCTCGTCGACGGCGAGGCCGGCGAAGTGGTCGTCGATCCCGGTGAGAACAGGCGAGCGAGCGCCGACGAGTCGGCCGGTGCGAGCGTCCGCGAGGGGCGCGTGACGACGACCGACGGCCGCGCAGTCGAGGTGGCGGCGAACGTCGGTCGGCCGGTCGAGGTCGATCCGGCGGTCGAACGCGGCGCGGACGGCATCGGTCTCTACCGGACCGAGTTCCTGTTTCTCGACCGGGACGCCCCGCCCGACGAGGCCGAACAGATGGCGGCCTACCGGTCCGCACTCGCGGCGTTTCCCGAGGGCCGCGTGGTCTGTCGGACGCTGGACGTGGGCGGGGACAAGCCGATCCCGTACCTCGATCTGCCAGAGAGCGAGAACCCCTTCCTCGGCGAGCGCGGCATCCGGCGGTCGCTCGGTCCCGACGCCGACCTGTTCGAGACGCAACTGCGGGCACTCCTGCGTGCTGGGGCCGAGTCAGGTGACGACGGCGGGGGCGAGGACGCGGACGACGAGACCGGCGCGGCACTCGGCGACCTCGCGGTCATGCTCCCGATGGTCAGTCGGATCGAGGAGGTCGAGTCCGTACTCGCGGTGCTGGAGTCGGTCGCGTCCGACCTCGATTCGGCGGGAGTTCCCTACGCGATGCCGGAGTTCGGCGTGATGGTCGAGACGCCGGCCGCCGCGACGCTCGCCGGTGATCTGGCCGAGCGTGTCGACTTCCTCTCTATCGGCACCAACGACCTGACGCAGTACGTGATGGCGGCCTCGCGCGGCGACGAACGTGTCGCAGCACTGCACGACCCACTCTATCCCGCAGTGCTGCGGACGATCCGACAGACGACGCGGGCGGCGGACGGCACCGACTGTTGGGTCGGGATGTGCGGCGAGATGGCCGGCGATCCGGCGCTGACGGAACTGTTGATCGGTCTCGGCCTGGACGAACTCTCGGCGAGTGTGGTGACGGTCCCGGACGTGAAGGCGCGTGTCAGCGAGACCGACAGCGAGGCGGCGCGTGCGCTGGCAGAGCGGGCGCTGGCCGCCGAGACGGTGGCCGAAGTCCGGGAGATCGTCGGTATCGAGTGA